GTTAACAGAGCATATGGTGGGGAgctcaaaaagagctacatatgcATAATCAACATTTTTCACAGAATTCAAGATATAACTCATCTTAAAGAAAGTTAAAATAATAGCCCATTTAGAGTCTTAACCGACAAATTCTCCAAATGCTCCAGATAACAGTTTCAGCAACAAACAAGAAAGTAATAGCAATACCTCAGATACAGTCGTCAGAACTGAAGTAATCTTATTGTAGGCAGGATACTTATTCTTCATTGCTTTGACATTTGCCAGTGTAGAAAGAACCCATTCTTGATCATGTATAGGAGCAGACCATATCGGGCCACCCACATTAAATTTCTTCCCACAATCGCTACACTTTTGAGGAACAACAGGACCAATACCAGGTGCGTACTTCACACTCTTGCCCTTCACACCCCCCAGAAAAAAAGATATAGGAAGGCTCTCAATCAATGATCAATGGACCTATAGTTGGCGAACTATAATTTTGAGATTATATAAAATGGTATGCCAAAGGTGTACCTTGGTAATGGTTCTCCCGAGGCATTGAAGATGGAAAGAATCACAACCCACACACTGATATACATATGAAAGCTTAAGAGGAGCATTCTTTATTTCACTTGCCGAACTGCACATAAAATCTAGGAATTGGACACaccagaagtagaacaatttaatCTTAAACAAAAGAAATGACAGTATAGAAGAGGGAACTCACGTGAATACTCGAACAAAAACGCGGACATAAAAGTCCATAAACACGGAGAGAACTGGGACGATAAAACGCTTATACCTATTTGCATGACTCTGTGTCAAGAAAGGAATATAATGGGAGATAAGGTATCTCAAAACTCGGAAAAACAACAGCTGCAAAGTTCCACATCATATGCTAGAAAACTAGTGAGTGTTTTACTAGGAGCTGTTAATGCAATAGGTTGTCACATCAGATCCAATTAGTGTCGGAGTGAAGATATCATCTAAAAATAACATACCATTATCTTTTACTGAGTAATGAAACCATTAAATGAGTTCAACTTGGACAAACACAATACAACAATACTACAATAGTAACCAGCTAACCATTGTTATATACCTCAATACACGATAGCAGGATTCTCAGAGCCATTTCATGGCAATACTTGCCTTTGACTGGGTAGGAACCATACCTGCAAGACACAATTGATGATCATAAAATCGATACTTGGTCCAAATTTCATCTTGGAGCTAGTAATATGGTCCTTATTGAGTTATTGTTATGATCAGTATATAATAAAGTAGATGAGACTAGGCTCAAGTGAGAAACTAAACTGTTAAAAGGATAACGTTTCTTTGATTGATTGCTTAATAATGGAGGGAGTGGCTTTTCTCTTCATATACAGAAGAAATCAGCAATCCATGTGTCGGACCCTTAATTTACTTTTCTTATACTTTGTCTACCGTTTTCTCCCTTCGCTCTTTGGTTACCACACGTTTTTGTTCGGTTTTATCTCTAGCCTATCCCAACTTGCTTGTTTTTCTTATTAGATATTATTCTTAACTAATAAGATAGTCTTAATTAATTGGATATTATCTCTAGCTTGCTACGATGGGGCTGGCTGCACCTCATCCTAACCCCTAACACCACCGGCCCCTTAGGAATCAGACCCACGTTGCCATGAGATCAAGATTCCAGCCCAGTATCACACTGGAACTCCATGGACTTGTCACTTCTTGTGCATGCACCAGAAGAAACGTGTTGAAGCTGAACTGTTGGATTTATTTCCTCAATGTCAATAATGCTGCACCGCCTCTTTTTGTTTGGAGCAAACACCACTTATGCATAGCtcagccagaaaagtacttgcAGCATAACGTGAGGGCTCTCAATTGAAGCCAACATACGATCCCAACTTGGGCTCCTGTTCTGGGCCTGATTACAGGTGTCCTCTGGAAGAAGATAATGGGCCAGGGTATATAGAGACAAGCACCAGCGTTACCACCCGTGTTCCGAGTACCCACGCCGTAGCATGCGGTTTCTGCACGGTAAGCTGCATCGTTAGCGTGTTAGTTAGCCCCACTGCTTCCTCCACAAGACGCATCATCACCGTGGAGATGGTTGCTGCCACCTCCCAAAGCAAAGGAGGCAGCGACCCTACCGTTTCTGAAGCCTCAGCGTTAGACAGGTGTCACCGCAAGAGGGATCCCTGCCACCACCAAAGGTGCCTGCTGTGCTAGGGCGGGCCGTGCGCCATCAATTCAGCGTCATTGTCATCGTCAAAATTCTCCACCTCATAGGAAGAACAACCATGCACAGTGGTGGCCACACATTCTGCTCAACGCAGTTATCGCAAAGGTCTTGTTTCCATGCTCAGACACGGTGTCGTTACCTCTGTTTCCACAGAAGTCATTGAAGGCATTGCATCAGTTGGACCAAACCTCAGATGTTATGAACTTATGATCGCTAGATCATAGTCTAGATGAGACTAGGATAGAGAGAGAAACTAAACTGTGAAAAGGATAAATATTTATTTTACTGTAGAGATGATTAGGCCCCAACATTAGGATTTAATGTCAACTAACTGATCCTTTCCTAACAGTATAAGATGTTATTCGTAACTAATAAGATCCTCTTAATAAATGGCACATTATCTCTTGTTTAATAGGATAGGGCTGGGTTGCCCTGTCATCCTAATACCTAATACTTACTTAGAGTAGCAAACTTCACCGTTGGCCCCACATAGGACAGCCATGTCAGTGGCTGTGCACATCAACAATCCTCCATCAGCAACAGCTTGTATAGCAGAGTCAAGGAATATTGCAGGTGATCCATAGGGGTCGAGATCTACCTAAAAAAGTGCACATGAGAACATAAGAAAGCTAATGAGCATGTAACAAAATAAGAAAGCTACTGAGGGCTGTTAGATGGAAAACACATTAAATTGTTTGGTTTATGCTTTTAATCTAACTTGAAAACAGTCAAGCTATATAATTACACTCTTATTGCCAAGTGCATCATCTCAGATTACTATTAGCACATGTGCTAGTGCCATACTTTCTGACAAATGATTCTGAATATATCCTGAAAAGATTACCCATGCAGCTGATACAAGGAGTGACACTGATTACAAACAACCATCAAATTGTCATAAGGTAAGTTCTTGGATTAAATTAGATTGTCTGATCTCAGCAGGTCCAAATGGTGACAAAGAGACATCTGTGACAAACATAGATAAGTTGTAAAAAGCATTACCACGTCAAACTCTTTTGGATGAGTAAGCATGTAAACTCGAGCATCAGCCAAGTGTGCTTCCACTTTATCAGAAGCTGCACTACCATTGAACTTAATATTTCTCTTGCAAGCTTCAACAGATGCTGAAAAATGAAGAAGCGTACAATGTCAAGACTCGTAGTCTATATCTCAAGTAGAAATCTATAAAACAACTTAACAAGCATGTCAGCGACCTTCATCATTGTCCAGTGCAACCACCTTTCCAAGTCCATCAACTTCACGAGCATAGCGCAGAGATCTTAAACCAGAAGCAGCCAATGCCTGCAGTTGTTATTCAAttgattataaataatcaaaTGTCACTCGTCTTGCAAACCAGCAGATAAGCTCTTTATGGAGTACATATTATAAGGCCTCACCTCCAGAACAATTGGTGCATTGAGTTCTCTTATTCTTTTCGAGGAAGGTGTCTCTGTTGTTTCAGTTGGCGGACCTTCTGCCTTGTCTACACTCCAATGTAGCTCCCTTCCATGATCACCATTTATTTCACCATCCACACTACTAGAAGCGGGTTGTTCACTTGAAGTGCCATCTCCATCTGATCTAGGCGGAATATCCTGACTGACATGTTGACGTGctttgttctttttgttgatcttCTCCTCATGCTCTTCCTTGCGCTTGTCTACAAATGTCCTTAGAATAGCAATGGACATGTCCCGATTATGGACCTAACAAGAGCAGTAAACTTGATATTAAAGAAAGACCCGTGATGAATCAACACAGATTGGCTCTATAAACTTGTTCAACAAAATCAATCATTACATGAACAAAACACCCGCCTCTCTATAAACTACCCCTGACATAAATTGCAAGCACCAAACAAACTCACAGAAATCAATCAACTTCAGCTGAAAGAGCCACACAACTACGTGGTTACACATCATCTCTGCTCAACAAACAACCGCAGAAAAAAACATACTACTAGTTTGCATTTCATGCTAACCCGATAAGGTGAATTTGATAAAATGCCGCACTGCAGCTTGGCGTTTCATAAATGCCCCCATCAGGATCCTACCTATGTGGTCCTGATAATGCGCACCACTCAAATCGCACACGATGGAGATAAAACTGAAGCATATAGATACCAAAAATATACATACTAAAATGTCGCACAATGGATTTGAAGCCTGAGCTATTTGCAAGCCTCGCTGTTAGGATCAATCGTAACATAACCCAATATCTccagaacaaaaaaaaaaaatcgaggAAATGGGGGAAGCAAGGCATGCACCTGGACGGGGTTGAAGAAGACGGCGTTGCTCTTGAGCATGAGAATCTCAGCCTCTCCTTCCCTCTTCACCTCGTACGCCTCGAGcttctcctccacctcccccaTCTCGCCAATCCCAGCCAGGCCACTCCGAAATCCGATCCCCTACCACAACCGGCTGGCTCTGATTGCGAAAGTACGAAACGAAATCGAATCGAAAGCAACCTAGCCTGAGAAACAGGGAACCGAAGCCTCGTGGTTGCAGCAACCAATTCGTCGTGCTCGCCGTCGGCCCACCTCCCGGCGGCGAAGAAGCTTAAACCCTAGCGCCTCCACGGACCACTCCTCCCTCGACTTAGGTCTACCCATCCCGAACGCGCGCAGCCGTCCGATGAACGCCGTACGGTTTCGATCCATTCCCATTGCTGCAGCTAATCCCTTCCGTCAGCCGTCGCATCTAAaggctgacatgtgggcccagccgGATAAACAGATTGGCCCTACATGTCAGCTGGTCACGCAACGTTTTTTTGCAAGAGACATGATGAACTAGGAAGCATTCTCTCTCTGGCGCGAAAATTTTCATTCCCCCGaaaattccccaaaaatcccAAACCCTTCCGCCTCCTTGCCGAAGAAGCTTCGTGGTGGCAGCGGCGATCGGCGATGGTGTTCCTGCAGCGCAGCAACCCGCGGAAGCGCCCGCCGCCGGCGCCCACGCCACCCGAGCCGCCGCCGTCAGCGTCAGCGTCAGCGTCCGCGCCCGCGCCCAACCTCTCCGCCGTCGACGCGGCAGCGGCGCTCCTGGCCGAAGCCGGCTGCACGCTCCTCGTCCCGCCGCACCTGCCCCCATCCCTCCCGTCCCCGCCCGCCTTCGTGGCCCGCCTCACCCGCGACCTCGCCGCGGgccccgccgccgcgcgcctcctcgCGGGGCTCGCCGCCTTCGCCGACTCCCCCACGCGGCTCCGCCAGCTACTCCTGCCCTCGTCCCCGGGCTCGCCGACCAGCCTCGCGCGGGCGCTGCTCTCCGTCCCCGCGCTCCAGCCCGGTCTCCTGGGGCTCCTCCTCGACAAGCTGCCCGAGCACTTCGACGACGACGCGCTCGATGGGGCGCCTCTGCAGGAAGACGTAGGGAGGCTCATCATCAAACAGTTCCGCTGGCTTGATTTGCTTGTCGATGCCGATGCTTTCGTTGCCAAGCTCGTCGAGGTGCTCTCGGTGGCGCCGCCCCGGCTCAAGAAGGAGATCATCGGGTCCATCCCCGAGATTGTGGGCGACAGGAGTCATCCTGCTGTGGTCTCCGCCCTGGAGAATCTGCTGCAGGAGGACTCCCAGGTTGTGGTTGCTGTGCTCGATACTTTGTCAGACCTTAACCTCAATGCGCACTTGCAGGAGCAGGTGATTGTTCTTCAATCTCATTTTGTGTATGATGGTGTGGATTTGTTGGCCTGACTAATTGTCTTTGTGCTGTGGGAATATATGAAGGCGGTGACAGTTGCAATATCTTGCATCCGGACAATTCACGCGGACCAGATGCCACATTTGCTCAGGTTCTTGCTGCTGGCTGCCACACCAGTCAATGCTGGGAGGATTATATCGCAGATCCGCGAGCAACTCAAGTTTGTTGGTGTGGTGGATCCACGGGCCGCTCGGAGCAAGAAGCTGAAAGGGAAGGCATCAGCAACTAGCACTGATGGGGCAATCCTTCATGCCTTGAGATCGGGCCTCCGGTTTAAGAATGTAGGTTATCTTATTATAATCTGCAACTTATCTTGAAATACAGCACCGCCCATTGGTGTTTCATCTGGGTTTTGCTTTCTTATTGATGCAGATGCTTTGTGAGGCCTTCTTGAAGGAGTTGAAATCAGTTGACCACCCAAAGGATCACAAAGTGATCGATGTTTGGCTCATCATGCTCATCTACGCCAACGGTGGTGCTCTGCAGAAAAGTGCTGAGAAAATACTAAAGTCCAAGATCCTACAAGGATATATCCGAGAGACACTGTTTAACCAATGCATTCGTGGAAATACCGAATTAGTAAAGGTTAGTTCTTCAGTACCGCATAATCACTGTAGTATGACCATGTATGTTTGACTACCCGTGCTGACTGAGGCATCATTAAACTTGAATTAGGACCATTTCATGTCGTATCTCTCAGTCAGTGATTACCTGTTGGCTTGCAAGGAAGAGAAGGCTAGAGAATTTGCTACCTATCTGTTCACAGCTTTGTTTGAAGAATTCGATGATACTTTTTCCAGGCAAGAGGTACCTTTTTGTTGCCAACACTTGTGTTTGTTGTCAACCTGCCGTCAACATAGTGATAATCAGTAACTTATCCATATAGGCAAAGTGAGTTGACAATGCGATGTTGATTTTCGAAATAGTCAGTTTTCCCTATAATTCAGGATTTCAGGCAGGTTGTTGTTGAAGTATTGTTGCATATCACATATATTTGGAACCTGTTTGGCGAAATAACACTTGCTCAACTGCTGTACTGAATACATTTGTATAGGTCTGTCATATGAACATAAATTAATAGTCATGATATAAATCCTCTTCTGTGTAAATTTGAAGTGTGTTGGCAAGATCTTTGTGAATTGGTTGGTCATATGCACTGATGCTCACTCTAGCTTGCTTTGTGGTTTTGTGGTCTCTAGTAGTTGACCCATGTGTGTGTACTGGATAAACTCTAGTGCTGAATAGTGAGTGATTCAGGGAGAAGAGGGTGAGATGCGAAGACAAAGATGACTAAAGAAAGGATAGTATTGGGGAACTTAATCTCTTTTGAAGCTCTGGTTGGGATTTGGTTTTAATTGATAAGAGCATAACAGCAGCACTAGATAATTGTGTTACTGTTTGTGTCTACCTAGCTTATCTGTAAGTCCTTAATTTTGGAAGGGTTAGTTAGGAAATCACTGATATTGCTCTCTTTCGGATAGCTTTGCTTTTCCTCAACCAGCTGTCTCACATTTGAGAACtaataaagtttttttttttgagaaacacagtacaaacgcagacgctcacatacacgcgcatacactcacccctatgaacgcacacacgcacacccctacccctatgagcaccttcggaagactgagccggcggattggatcttgaaattgacgaagtcaccacaggcgcctcgctgtcgacgggaacgtcgcctcccactgaatgaatattccgcctttatgagacacacagatgtcaaacctgggatttgaactctggtgggctgggggtacaaccaccctcctaaccacccaacctcaggttggttctcgagAACTAATAAAGTTATTCAGAGGTAATATGTGCAATTGTTGTgttcaccaaaataccactattgtGCCAGTCACACATCTGAGTGATGAGGTTATGTGTTCTCACT
This region of Lolium perenne isolate Kyuss_39 chromosome 2, Kyuss_2.0, whole genome shotgun sequence genomic DNA includes:
- the LOC127333813 gene encoding tRNA (guanine(26)-N(2))-dimethyltransferase 1, whose product is MGEVEEKLEAYEVKREGEAEILMLKSNAVFFNPVQVHNRDMSIAILRTFVDKRKEEHEEKINKKNKARQHVSQDIPPRSDGDGTSSEQPASSSVDGEINGDHGRELHWSVDKAEGPPTETTETPSSKRIRELNAPIVLEALAASGLRSLRYAREVDGLGKVVALDNDEASVEACKRNIKFNGSAASDKVEAHLADARVYMLTHPKEFDVVDLDPYGSPAIFLDSAIQAVADGGLLMCTATDMAVLCGANGEVCYSKYGSYPVKGKYCHEMALRILLSCIESHANRYKRFIVPVLSVFMDFYVRVFVRVFTSASEIKNAPLKLSYVYQCVGCDSFHLQCLGRTITKGKSVKYAPGIGPVVPQKCSDCGKKFNVGGPIWSAPIHDQEWVLSTLANVKAMKNKYPAYNKITSVLTTVSEELHDVQLFFSQHNITGTVKCTPLSAVVFRSAVLNAGYRISSTHVNPLGLKSDAPWDVIWDIMRCWVRLHPIKEQPQDSAGTMILSKSPKLEANFSRAVAAVSNAQAKKVNRFLPNPERHWGPKIRAGRTITGKHASLLGHEAVNGVIHQKDGNGLVVDKPAPGTEEGVSATDEKSSDDECAREP